A part of Cannabis sativa cultivar Pink pepper isolate KNU-18-1 chromosome 6, ASM2916894v1, whole genome shotgun sequence genomic DNA contains:
- the LOC115694691 gene encoding small ribosomal subunit protein uS17: MAEQTEKAFLKQPKVFLSSKKSSKGKRPGKGGNRFWKSVGLGFKTPREAIEGTYIDKKCPFTGTVSVRGRILAGTCHSAKMVRTIIVRRNYLHFVKKYQRYEKRHSNIPAHISPCFRVKEGDHVIIGQCRPLSKTVRFNVLKVVPAGSSGGGKKAFTGL; encoded by the exons ATGGCAGAGCAG ACCGAGAAGGCTTTTCTTAAGCAACCAAAGGTTTTTCTAAG CTCCAAGAAATCTTCCAAGGGGAAGAGACCTGGAAAGGGAGGGAATCGTTTCTGGAAGAGCGTTGGATTGGGTTTCAAGACCCCCAGGGAAGCAATTGAAG GAACTTACATTGACAAGAAGTGCCCATTTACCGGAACTGTCTCTGTCAGGGGGCGTATTTTAGCTGGAACTTGCCACAGTGCTAAGATGGTTAGGACCATCATTGTTCGGCGGAATTATCTTCATTTTGTGAAGAAGTACCAAAG GTATGAGAAGAGGCACTCAAATATCCCAGCTCACATCTCACCCTGCTTCCGTGTGAAAGAAGGTGATCATGTGATCATTGGCCAGTGCAG GCCATTGTCAAAGACTGTAAGGTTCAATGTTCTGAAGGTGGTTCCTGCTGGTTCGTCAGGTGGCGGGAAGAAGGCTTTTACTGGATTGTGA
- the LOC115695337 gene encoding uncharacterized protein LOC115695337, with product MYKGDYLRYLASIHSKVDFEHIICTLWCLWYERNQVLHGKKSRLPSVLAVFSTQYLDNYRAAQLKYRQPAISLQMPPSSSAAHAPWQPPPMGSLKLNIDAALDKHCNKIGVGAVVRNSVGQVVVALSMPLIGNFASH from the coding sequence ATGTACAAAGGAGATTATCTGAGATATTTAGCTTCGATTCACTCCAAAGTTGACTTTGAGCACATCATTTGCACTTTATGGTGTCTATGGTATGAGCGTAATCAAGTTCTACATGGTAAAAAGTCGAGGTTGCCATCTGTTCTTGCTGTTTTCTCCACTCAGTACCTGGATAACTATCGTGCGGCTCAGCTCAAATATCGACAGCCTGCAATTTCACTTCAAATGCCACCATCTTCTTCTGCTGCTCATGCaccttggcagccgcctccaATGGGATCTCTGAAATTGAACATCGATGCTGCCTTGGATAAACATTGTAATAAAATTGGTGTAGGTGCTGTTGTACGAAATTCAGTGGGACAGGTTGTGGTTGCTCTCTCTATGCCTCTAATTGGTAACTTCGCCTCCCACTAG
- the LOC115695336 gene encoding uncharacterized protein LOC115695336, with amino-acid sequence MKILSWNARGLGNPTAFRHLKLLVRQLSPQVLFLMETRLGSYSISKFRHSLQFNNGLESPRVGLSGGLMLLWKDNINVSLNVFGPTYFDSFLSIDDGPTFHFTAFYGAPAASNRSSSWTLLQRLNDIAPTMPWLVTGDFNEILSQSDKYGGPLRNESQIEAFRKALDHYHLHDLPYDGDRFTWVKNRTAISTTKERLDWVFTNHLWNSCFDTPTVSHLDFFSSDHRTVDAIVAPLNTAASSHRQRSRFRFEKLWLVDPESKDIITACWSHGSHSDPISSIIHKLESCATSLQQ; translated from the coding sequence ATGAAAATCTTAAGTTGGAACGCTAGGGGGTTGGGAAATCCCACAGCGTTTAGACACTTGAAACTGCTTGTTCGTCAGCTGTCTCCCCAGGTTCTTTTTCTCATGGAAACTCGTCTTGGTAGTTACTCAATTTCTAAGTTTCGTCACTCTTTGCAATTCAATAATGGTCTTGAATCTCCACGGGTAGGCTTAAGTGGTGGATTAATGCTACTGTGGAAAGACAATATTAATGTTTCTCTTAATGTCTTTGGTCCTACATATTttgatagcttcctctccattGATGATGGCCCCACTTTCCACTTCACTGCCTTTTATGGTGCACCTGCTGCTTCTAACAGATCCTCCTCATGGACCCTGCTTCAAAGATTAAATGATATTGCTCCTACTATGCCATGGCTTGTTACTGGTGACTTTAATGAAATCTTATCTCAAAGTGACAAATACGGTGGCCCTTTACGCAATGAATCACAAATTGAAGCTTTTCGTAAAGCCTTGGATCACTACCATCTTCATGATTTACCTTATGATGGGGATCGTTTTACTTGGGTCAAAAACAGGACTGCCATCTCTACTACAAAGGAAAGATTGGATTGGGTTTTCACTAATCATTTGTGGAATTCTTGTTTTGACACGCCTACTGTCTCCCACTTGGATTTCTTCTCTTCGGATCATCGTACAGTTGATGCTATTGTTGCTCCCTTGAATACTGCTGCCTCTTCCCACCGCCAACGCTCTAGATTTCGCTTTGAAAAGTTGTGGTTGGTTGATCCTGAAAGTAAGGATATTATTACAGCTTGCTGGTCTCATGGTTCTCATAGTGATCCCATCTCTAGTATCATTCACAAGCTTGAAAGTTGTGCAACATCCCTTCAGCAATGA
- the LOC115724769 gene encoding ubiquitin-like domain-containing protein CIP73 isoform X2 produces the protein MASKGVDLIPDCDAVEASEADIEIKIKTLDSQTYTLKVDKQVPVPALKEQIASVTGVLSEQQRLICRGKVLKDDQLLSAYHVEDGHTLHLVVRQPYSSPPEGLLNHPATDPASSTSRSHSTHIAPGVVIETFSLPVQGDGAPPEISRILSAVLGSIGISNVGSSNEGMDNREHGPQRSERTSGASSFLDSLHLQSDQSGSRMASDRSLGIGTFGHSSAFSLGSQLPPHVIPDSLTTLTQYLSNMRREFDAIGRDGADGRQESASNVSEDTSSQSASGTRRGLPTPASLAEVMLSARQLLTEQASERLLQLVGQLENQVNVTDVSLRSNIQTSTMRSGALFHSLGAFLLELGRTMMTLRLGETPSEAVVNAGPAVFISPTGPNPIMVQPLPFQVGTSLGAIPMGAVHAGSGLVNGLGNGLLPRRIDIQIRRGSSTSAANVNRQEQGNGQQPSGQQNPATSAGGEIPVNQGTARVSDAPGFAGESAVRVVPLRTMVAAVPGPFGRLPPSDSSGNSMGLYYPVLGRFQHVAPGHLSGDRGAQASGERHAAHAGGLHPEQQSTESAAQQRAGDSARDGPNPRQQESLNARSVSINILSAGGMQNNDDSDRQLPSNVMQFIRNLFPGGEIHVEDGSSEEAGAGSTPDQARTSSGPQGEPEAEPSPSEEGIFFSNLLRQIMPVISRQAVSESDTVHPEQASPSEPAVASDAGTSHQAENSTVGVSRRHDDCESSSPNSKRQKME, from the exons ATGGCAAGCAAGGGTGTTGATCTGATTCCTGACTGTGATGCAGTTGAAGCATCTGAAGCTGACATTGAGATTAAAATTAAAACCTTGGATTCACAAACTTACACTTTAAAAGTTGATAAACAG GTGCCAGTTCCTGCTTTGAAAGAGCAGATTGCTTCTGTCACTGGTGTGTTATCAGAGCAACAAAGACTTATATGTCGCGGGAAAGTCCTAAAGGATGACCAACTTCTCTCTGCTTACC ATGTCGAAGATGGTCACACTTTACATTTGGTTGTAAGACAGCCTTATTCATCGCCACCTGAGGGTTTATTGAATCATCCAG CCACTGATCCTGCTTCAAGCACAAGTCGTAGTCACAGTACTCATATAGCACCCGGTGTAGTAATTGAGACTTTTAGTTTGCCTGTCCAAGGAGATGGAGCTCCACCAGAAATCAGTCGG ATTCTATCTGCTGTTCTCGGGTCAATAGGTATTTCAAATGTTGGAAGTAGCAATGAAGGGATGGACAACAGG GAACATGGCCCTCAAAGATCTGAAAGAACTTCAGGTGCTAGTAGTTTCTTAGATTCTCTCCATCTTCAATCTGATCAAAGTGGTTCAAGGATGGCATCTGATCGATCACTTGGTATTGGCACCTTTGGACATTCATCTGCATTTTCTTTGGGGTCTCAACTGCCGCCTCAT GTAATTCCTGATTCATTGACAACTTTGACCCAATATCTAAGCAATATGAGACGAGAATTTGATGCCATAG GAAGAGATGGGGCAGATGGTCGTCAAGAAAGTGCATCCAATGTGTCTGAAGACACAAGTTCTCAATCTGCATCAGGAACAAGACGAGGACTTCCCACACCTGCATCCCTAGCAGAAGTCATGCTTTCTGCGAGACAATTACTTACTGAACAGGCCTCAGAAAGACTACTT CAACTTGTGGGACAATTGGAAAATCAAGTGAATGTTACAGATGTGTCTTTAAGGTCAAACATTCAGACTAGTACAATGAGAAGTGGAGCATTGTTTCATAGCCTCGGTGCATTTTTACTTGAACTTGGTCGCACAATGATGACATTGCGGTTGGGTGAAACTCCG TCTGAGGCTGTGGTGAATGCTGGACCTGCAGTTTTTATATCCCCAACTGGTCCTAATCCCATCATGGTTCAG CCTCTTCCTTTCCAAGTTGGTACGAGTCTTGGGGCCATTCCCATGGGAGCTGTGCACGCTGGCTCTGGTCTTGTTAATGGTCTTGGAAATGGGCTCCTCCCTAGGCGTATTGATATACAAATACGAAGAG GCTCGTCAACATCCGCAGCCAATGTTAATCGCCAGGAACAAGGGAATGGCCAGCAACCTTCTGGGCAACAAAATCCAGCAACAAGCGCTGGTGGAGAAATTCCTGTCAATCAAGGAACTGCGAGGGTCTCAGATGCACCTGGTTTTGCAGGAGAATCAGCTGTACGGGTGGTACCACTCAGGACCATGGTTGCAGCAGTACCTGGTCCTTTTGGTCGTCTACCACCATCAGACTCATCAGGTAATTCTATGGGTTTATACTATCCTGTTCTTGGTAGATTCCAACATGTTGCACCTGGGCATTTGAGTGGTGATCGAGGAGCACAGGCATCTGGTGAGCGTCATGCAGCTCATGCTGGAGGCTTGCATCCTGAGCAGCAGTCTACAGAATCTGCAGCTCAGCAGCGTGCAGGAGATTCTGCAAGAGATG GACCTAATCCAAGACAACAGGAGTCATTGAATGCACGCAGTGTTAGCATAAACATTCTGTCTGCTGGGGGGATGCAAAATAATGATGATTCCGATAGACAGCTCCCCAGCAATGTCATGCAATTCATAAGAAACCTCTTTCCTGGAGGTGAAATCCATGTAGAAGACGGAAGTTCAGAGGAAGCAGGTGCTGGTTCTACCCCAGATCAGGCAAGAACATCTAGTGGTCCTCAGGGTGAACCAGAAGCAGAACCAAGTCCTAGTGAAGAAGGAATATTTTTTTCCAACCTTCTTCGTCAAATCATGCCTGTAATATCCAGACAAGCTGTTTCAGAATCAGACACTGTCCATCCAGAACAGGCTAGCCCTTCTGAGCCG GCTGTGGCTTCTGATGCCGGGACATCACATCAGGCTGAGAACTCTACTGTGGGGGTATCACGTCGACATGATGACTGTGAATCAAGCTCTCCAAATTCAAAACGACAAAAG ATGGAGTAG
- the LOC115724769 gene encoding ubiquitin-like domain-containing protein CIP73 isoform X1, translating into MASKGVDLIPDCDAVEASEADIEIKIKTLDSQTYTLKVDKQVPVPALKEQIASVTGVLSEQQRLICRGKVLKDDQLLSAYHVEDGHTLHLVVRQPYSSPPEGLLNHPATDPASSTSRSHSTHIAPGVVIETFSLPVQGDGAPPEISRILSAVLGSIGISNVGSSNEGMDNREHGPQRSERTSGASSFLDSLHLQSDQSGSRMASDRSLGIGTFGHSSAFSLGSQLPPHVIPDSLTTLTQYLSNMRREFDAIGRDGADGRQESASNVSEDTSSQSASGTRRGLPTPASLAEVMLSARQLLTEQASERLLQLVGQLENQVNVTDVSLRSNIQTSTMRSGALFHSLGAFLLELGRTMMTLRLGETPSEAVVNAGPAVFISPTGPNPIMVQPLPFQVGTSLGAIPMGAVHAGSGLVNGLGNGLLPRRIDIQIRRGSSTSAANVNRQEQGNGQQPSGQQNPATSAGGEIPVNQGTARVSDAPGFAGESAVRVVPLRTMVAAVPGPFGRLPPSDSSGNSMGLYYPVLGRFQHVAPGHLSGDRGAQASGERHAAHAGGLHPEQQSTESAAQQRAGDSARDGPNPRQQESLNARSVSINILSAGGMQNNDDSDRQLPSNVMQFIRNLFPGGEIHVEDGSSEEAGAGSTPDQARTSSGPQGEPEAEPSPSEEGIFFSNLLRQIMPVISRQAVSESDTVHPEQASPSEPAVASDAGTSHQAENSTVGVSRRHDDCESSSPNSKRQKVTVMEILYFLSQIILYIFLHGFTRL; encoded by the exons ATGGCAAGCAAGGGTGTTGATCTGATTCCTGACTGTGATGCAGTTGAAGCATCTGAAGCTGACATTGAGATTAAAATTAAAACCTTGGATTCACAAACTTACACTTTAAAAGTTGATAAACAG GTGCCAGTTCCTGCTTTGAAAGAGCAGATTGCTTCTGTCACTGGTGTGTTATCAGAGCAACAAAGACTTATATGTCGCGGGAAAGTCCTAAAGGATGACCAACTTCTCTCTGCTTACC ATGTCGAAGATGGTCACACTTTACATTTGGTTGTAAGACAGCCTTATTCATCGCCACCTGAGGGTTTATTGAATCATCCAG CCACTGATCCTGCTTCAAGCACAAGTCGTAGTCACAGTACTCATATAGCACCCGGTGTAGTAATTGAGACTTTTAGTTTGCCTGTCCAAGGAGATGGAGCTCCACCAGAAATCAGTCGG ATTCTATCTGCTGTTCTCGGGTCAATAGGTATTTCAAATGTTGGAAGTAGCAATGAAGGGATGGACAACAGG GAACATGGCCCTCAAAGATCTGAAAGAACTTCAGGTGCTAGTAGTTTCTTAGATTCTCTCCATCTTCAATCTGATCAAAGTGGTTCAAGGATGGCATCTGATCGATCACTTGGTATTGGCACCTTTGGACATTCATCTGCATTTTCTTTGGGGTCTCAACTGCCGCCTCAT GTAATTCCTGATTCATTGACAACTTTGACCCAATATCTAAGCAATATGAGACGAGAATTTGATGCCATAG GAAGAGATGGGGCAGATGGTCGTCAAGAAAGTGCATCCAATGTGTCTGAAGACACAAGTTCTCAATCTGCATCAGGAACAAGACGAGGACTTCCCACACCTGCATCCCTAGCAGAAGTCATGCTTTCTGCGAGACAATTACTTACTGAACAGGCCTCAGAAAGACTACTT CAACTTGTGGGACAATTGGAAAATCAAGTGAATGTTACAGATGTGTCTTTAAGGTCAAACATTCAGACTAGTACAATGAGAAGTGGAGCATTGTTTCATAGCCTCGGTGCATTTTTACTTGAACTTGGTCGCACAATGATGACATTGCGGTTGGGTGAAACTCCG TCTGAGGCTGTGGTGAATGCTGGACCTGCAGTTTTTATATCCCCAACTGGTCCTAATCCCATCATGGTTCAG CCTCTTCCTTTCCAAGTTGGTACGAGTCTTGGGGCCATTCCCATGGGAGCTGTGCACGCTGGCTCTGGTCTTGTTAATGGTCTTGGAAATGGGCTCCTCCCTAGGCGTATTGATATACAAATACGAAGAG GCTCGTCAACATCCGCAGCCAATGTTAATCGCCAGGAACAAGGGAATGGCCAGCAACCTTCTGGGCAACAAAATCCAGCAACAAGCGCTGGTGGAGAAATTCCTGTCAATCAAGGAACTGCGAGGGTCTCAGATGCACCTGGTTTTGCAGGAGAATCAGCTGTACGGGTGGTACCACTCAGGACCATGGTTGCAGCAGTACCTGGTCCTTTTGGTCGTCTACCACCATCAGACTCATCAGGTAATTCTATGGGTTTATACTATCCTGTTCTTGGTAGATTCCAACATGTTGCACCTGGGCATTTGAGTGGTGATCGAGGAGCACAGGCATCTGGTGAGCGTCATGCAGCTCATGCTGGAGGCTTGCATCCTGAGCAGCAGTCTACAGAATCTGCAGCTCAGCAGCGTGCAGGAGATTCTGCAAGAGATG GACCTAATCCAAGACAACAGGAGTCATTGAATGCACGCAGTGTTAGCATAAACATTCTGTCTGCTGGGGGGATGCAAAATAATGATGATTCCGATAGACAGCTCCCCAGCAATGTCATGCAATTCATAAGAAACCTCTTTCCTGGAGGTGAAATCCATGTAGAAGACGGAAGTTCAGAGGAAGCAGGTGCTGGTTCTACCCCAGATCAGGCAAGAACATCTAGTGGTCCTCAGGGTGAACCAGAAGCAGAACCAAGTCCTAGTGAAGAAGGAATATTTTTTTCCAACCTTCTTCGTCAAATCATGCCTGTAATATCCAGACAAGCTGTTTCAGAATCAGACACTGTCCATCCAGAACAGGCTAGCCCTTCTGAGCCG GCTGTGGCTTCTGATGCCGGGACATCACATCAGGCTGAGAACTCTACTGTGGGGGTATCACGTCGACATGATGACTGTGAATCAAGCTCTCCAAATTCAAAACGACAAAAGGTGACGGTGATGgagattctttattttttaagcCAAATCATTCTTTATATCTTTCTTCATGGATTTACCAGATTGTGA